One Gambusia affinis linkage group LG15, SWU_Gaff_1.0, whole genome shotgun sequence genomic window carries:
- the tbl2 gene encoding transducin beta-like protein 2: MEIGALVALTLLLGALGILVALAVGRRKEDIKEETEQAAESSAEANAAKGPPSKKQKQDKQRSRKDKPAQHNFSHPLLAASLKGHSGNVTSLDFSSNGKYLASCADDRTIRIWSTKDFLEREHKCLRANVELDHATLVRFSPDSRAFITWLANGDAIRIFKMIKKDDGTFSFKAASEDFPQKHKTPIVNIGIAETGKFIMSASTDTTILIWDLKGELLASINTNQMTNSYAAVSPCGRFVASCGFTPDVKVWEVCFGKGGEFREVARAFDLKGHSAGVHALDFSNDSHRMVTVSKDGTWKLWNTDVEYKKQQDPYLLRTVSCSSSDGSRVALSPDGRVVAISDGCNVAMFDATTGKLEEELRSVHSQGITDLRFDINSRFLACSGDKAIRVFHNAPGYRAAIRDMQDMLKKAQNEAMKQRLQQQIREAQSALDTVLAAPVE, translated from the exons ATGGAGATAGGAGCATTAGTTGCCCTGACTTTATTATTAGGTGCTTTGGGTATTCTGGTCGCTTTAGCGgtgggaagaagaaaagaagacatAAAGGAGGAAACTGAGCAGGCTGCGGAGAGTTCAG CTGAAGCCAATGCTGCGAAGGGCCCACCGTCTAAGAAGCAGAAGCAAGACAAGCAGCGGAGCCGCAAAGACAAACCAGCACAGCACAACTTCAGCCATCCTCTGCTGGCAGCTTCACTGAAG GGCCATAGCGGGAATGTGACAAGCCTGGATTTCAGCAGTAATGGGAAATACCTGGCATCCTGCGCCGATGACCGCACCATCCGGATCTGGAGCACCAAGGACTTCCTCGAGCGGGAACACAAGTGTCTGAGAGCTAACGTGGAGCTGGATCATGCCACGCTGGTTCGCTTCAGCCCAGACTCCAG GGCTTTCATCACCTGGCTTGCCAATGGAGATGCTATTCGTATCTTCAAGATGATCAAGAAGGATGATGGTACCTTCAGCTTCAAGGCCGCCTCAGAGGATTTCCCCCAGAAACACAAGACCCCAATAGTTAACATCGGAATTGCGGAGACAG GTAAATTCATCATGAGTGCCTCAACAGATACCACCATCCTGATCTGGGACCTGAAGGGAGAGCTCCTGGCCTCCATCAACACCAATCAGATGACCAATTCTTATGCAGCTGTCTCCCCCTGCGGCAG GTTTGTAGCATCCTGCGGCTTCACTCCAGACGTGAAAGTTTGGGAAGTTTGCTTTGGAAAAGGAGGAGAGTTCAGAGAGGTAGCCAGAGCATTCGACCTGAAGGGCCACTCTGCAGGAGTTCATGCATTGGATTTTTCCAATGACTCTCACAG aATGGTGACTGTGTCTAAGGACGGAACGTGGAAGCTGTGGAACACAGATGTGGAGTACAAGAAGCAGCAAGACCCGTACCTCCTCAGGACAGtgtcctgctcctcctctgatgGCAGCAGGGTGGCCTTGTCTCCGGATGGCCGGGTGGTCGCCATCAGTGATGGCTGCAACGTGGCAATGTTCGACGCGACCACTGGGAAGCTGGAAGAGGAACTGCGCAGCGTCCATAGCCAGGGGATCACTGACCTCAGATTTGATATCAACAGCCGCTTCCTGGCATGTAGCGGAGACAAGGCCATCCGTGTGTTTCACAATGCGCCGGGTTACCGGGCGGCCATCAGGGACATGCAAGACATGCTGAAGAAGGCTCAAAACGAGGCCATGAAGCAGAGACTCCAGCAGCAGATCAGAGAGGCTCAGAGCGCTCTGGACACCGTGTTAGCTGCTCCTGTCGAGTGA